GCATCTCAACGTATAAAAACGACACCGTGTTATTGCTTTACTATATTGTTGGGCTTTTAGTTAAGCTCTAGCATTCATAACGGGCCTTTgggttatttatttattggttcaaaacagaaaaccctaaaaaccaCTATATAACTCTCTTCGGCTTTGGTCACTCTGCTTCGAACATTCAAGCTACCGCCGGCGAAAATGGTGAGATATAATTCCAGATGTCCTTTCCTCCTTGACATCCAGCAAGGTCGTGCCTGAGATTTCTATGTTTGTTTTATAATTGCTCAGGTTTTCAAGAGGTACGTCGAGATCGGGAGAGTCGCTCTTGTGAACTATGGAAAAGACCACGGAAAGCTCGTCGTCATCGTTGACGTCGTGGACCAGAACAGGGTAcgttgttttaaattttattcatacaTTACGaaagttttcatattttctctTAGTGAAGTTAAGAGCTAGCTTAAAAATTTAGTCCGCAGATCTTTCATTGCTTAGTGATTTGTGAAAGTTTTAGTTCTTCTCGATCGATCAGTGTCTGCTTAATAAGTTTTAGTCTTTACCTTGAGCTGCTGCTGTAAACTTGTCTATGTTGCAATTGTAATTTGTGTTCTGGTTTATGTCTTGATTGTCTAATTGAATCCTGGTTTCGTTATTTTCGTTTAGGCTTTGGTAGACGCCCCTGACATGGAGAGAATCCAGATGAACTTCAAGAGGCTGTCTCTTACTGACATCGTTATCGAGATTAACCGAGTGCCAAAGAAGAAGGCGTTGATCGAGGCCATGGAGAAGGCTGGTGAGTGCTCCTGTTTAATGAATTGTTTAATGTTGAAGTTCGTAA
This is a stretch of genomic DNA from Raphanus sativus cultivar WK10039 unplaced genomic scaffold, ASM80110v3 Scaffold3686, whole genome shotgun sequence. It encodes these proteins:
- the LOC130506811 gene encoding 60S ribosomal protein L14-2; the encoded protein is MVFKRYVEIGRVALVNYGKDHGKLVVIVDVVDQNRALVDAPDMERIQMNFKRLSLTDIVIEINRVPKKKALIEAMEKADVKNKWEKSSWGRKLIVQKRRASLNDFDRFKIMLAKIKKAGVVRQELAKLKKEITA